One Synechococcus sp. PROS-9-1 DNA window includes the following coding sequences:
- a CDS encoding PRC-barrel domain-containing protein — protein sequence MSSSPSPNDPLATVPSDRLWLRSELMGTQVITRDSGKRLGVVGEVVVDIDRREVVALGLRDNPLTRFLPGLPRWMPLDRIRQVGDVILVDSADSLSEAFSPDRYSRVINCQVITESGQTLGRVLGFSFDIETGELSTLVMGAVGVPLLGEGVLSTWEIPVDEIVSSGADRIIVYEGAEDKLKQLSSGVLEKLGVGGPSWEEQERERYRVNIVPVENQLISGQAVEEAPRMLEASDSQRFETERELEYVELEDRRSDNTRERRYLDEAPLQERGNSYREPYREPERYNDPPSYREPQRFSEQQPYNEPEPYRETRSFHEPEQERFREPEPFQNEDRYQEPQRSSAQRQELDASPRVEQRPRPASRRPIERPGEPLDVEPIERRSPPDHESQPLDDPW from the coding sequence TTGAGCTCGTCCCCGTCCCCCAACGACCCACTGGCAACCGTCCCCAGCGACAGGCTGTGGCTTCGGTCGGAATTAATGGGGACCCAAGTGATCACCCGCGACTCCGGCAAACGCTTGGGTGTTGTCGGCGAAGTGGTTGTCGATATCGACCGGCGCGAAGTGGTCGCCCTTGGCTTGAGAGACAACCCGCTGACCCGTTTCTTACCGGGACTCCCCCGTTGGATGCCCCTTGATCGCATTCGCCAGGTGGGCGATGTGATCCTTGTTGATTCCGCAGACTCGCTCAGCGAGGCCTTTTCGCCAGACCGTTACAGCAGGGTCATCAACTGCCAGGTAATCACTGAATCGGGGCAAACGCTCGGCCGCGTCTTGGGCTTCTCCTTCGATATCGAGACAGGCGAGCTCAGCACGCTTGTGATGGGAGCCGTTGGCGTTCCCCTCCTGGGGGAAGGCGTGCTCAGCACCTGGGAAATCCCTGTCGATGAAATCGTTAGCAGTGGCGCCGACCGAATCATTGTTTACGAGGGCGCCGAAGACAAACTCAAACAACTCAGCAGCGGCGTGCTGGAAAAACTGGGGGTCGGAGGGCCGAGTTGGGAGGAGCAGGAGCGGGAGCGTTACAGGGTGAACATCGTCCCGGTCGAGAACCAGCTCATTTCAGGGCAAGCGGTGGAAGAGGCACCCAGAATGCTGGAGGCCTCAGATTCACAACGCTTCGAAACGGAACGCGAACTCGAGTACGTCGAACTTGAAGATCGCCGTAGTGACAACACGCGTGAGCGTCGCTATCTCGATGAAGCGCCGCTGCAGGAGCGAGGCAACTCCTATCGAGAGCCGTACCGCGAACCCGAGCGGTACAACGACCCCCCGTCTTATCGCGAGCCACAGCGATTCAGTGAGCAACAGCCCTACAACGAACCGGAGCCTTACAGGGAGACCCGCAGCTTCCATGAACCGGAGCAAGAGCGTTTTCGCGAACCCGAGCCGTTTCAGAACGAAGACCGCTACCAAGAGCCCCAGCGCTCATCAGCGCAACGTCAGGAACTTGATGCGTCTCCACGCGTCGAGCAGCGTCCAAGACCGGCTTCACGTCGTCCGATCGAACGCCCCGGCGAACCCCTGGATGTCGAACCCATCGAGCGTCGTTCTCCCCCAGACCACGAGAGCCAACCCCTTGATGATCCCTGGTAA
- the msrB gene encoding peptide-methionine (R)-S-oxide reductase MsrB has product MTSAPAAGGDRVERTPEEWRQQLSPTQFQVARQGGTEAAFTGVYWDHKEDGMYHCVCCDAPLFSSSTKFESGTGWPSFWNGATQGAIRTHEDRSHGMVRTEILCSRCDAHLGHVFNDGPAPTGQRYCTNSASLAFKKKATP; this is encoded by the coding sequence ATGACGAGTGCGCCGGCAGCAGGTGGAGATCGGGTGGAACGCACTCCTGAAGAATGGAGGCAGCAACTCAGCCCAACCCAGTTTCAAGTGGCGCGTCAGGGCGGTACTGAAGCTGCTTTTACCGGTGTTTATTGGGATCACAAGGAAGACGGCATGTATCACTGCGTCTGTTGTGATGCGCCCCTGTTTAGCTCCAGCACAAAGTTTGAGTCGGGGACCGGCTGGCCAAGCTTCTGGAATGGTGCGACCCAGGGTGCGATTCGTACCCATGAAGATCGAAGCCATGGGATGGTGCGAACCGAGATCCTCTGCTCGCGTTGTGATGCTCACTTAGGGCACGTGTTCAACGATGGACCTGCACCCACGGGTCAGCGCTACTGCACCAATAGCGCTTCTCTCGCCTTCAAAAAGAAAGCCACCCCTTGA
- a CDS encoding glycosyl transferase translates to MTSSTKDQTLAVVFVSNGPGELTTWVRPLAEQLHRRLPMRPRAPGSLLSLRLVLVPCPNATGTEAAAASRWRLFDRITLARQFWLLLLRPSRYGVWPDRGVVVFLGGDQFWSVLLSARLGYRHITYAEWVARWPRWNDRIAAMAPAVRDQLPRRFRSRCRVVGDLMADLSSQAREEAPLPSGEWVALLPGSKPAKLSVGVPFLLETADRLVVQRPGCRFLLPVAPTTTVEDLERYASRSNPIAASYDTDIASIEPARAGEGLRRFITRNGTEIHLQENPPAHGSLSQCQLALTTVGANTAELGALGVPMIVLVPTQHLGVMQAWDGWLGLLARLPGLRRLIGLLLSAWRLRNHGFMAWPNISAGRMVVPERVGPITPEQIALEAESWLATPERLKGQRDDLRGLRGEPGAVRALAEEVQGLLPLALSD, encoded by the coding sequence GTGACGTCATCCACCAAGGACCAAACCCTGGCTGTGGTGTTCGTCTCCAACGGCCCTGGTGAACTCACGACCTGGGTTCGACCCCTTGCAGAGCAGCTGCATCGCCGCCTACCTATGCGGCCCAGAGCTCCTGGATCGTTATTGAGCCTGCGGCTCGTTTTGGTCCCCTGTCCCAATGCCACCGGAACAGAAGCCGCCGCCGCCTCCCGTTGGCGTTTGTTCGATCGCATCACTCTGGCCCGGCAATTTTGGTTGTTGCTGTTGAGGCCTTCTCGATATGGGGTCTGGCCAGATCGGGGTGTGGTGGTCTTTTTAGGTGGGGATCAATTTTGGAGTGTGTTGTTATCAGCTCGGCTGGGCTATCGCCACATCACCTATGCCGAATGGGTGGCGCGTTGGCCGCGCTGGAACGATCGAATCGCAGCCATGGCTCCAGCGGTGCGGGATCAGCTGCCCAGACGCTTTCGCAGCCGCTGCCGTGTGGTGGGCGACTTGATGGCGGATCTTTCCAGCCAAGCCAGAGAAGAGGCTCCACTCCCATCGGGTGAGTGGGTGGCTTTGTTGCCTGGTTCGAAACCGGCCAAACTCAGTGTGGGTGTTCCTTTTCTGCTTGAAACCGCAGATCGTTTGGTGGTTCAACGCCCTGGCTGCCGCTTTTTGTTGCCCGTGGCACCCACCACCACCGTTGAAGACTTGGAGCGTTACGCCAGTCGCTCCAATCCCATTGCTGCCTCGTATGACACCGATATTGCCTCGATTGAACCGGCTCGAGCCGGCGAGGGATTGAGGCGGTTCATCACGCGCAATGGCACCGAAATTCACTTGCAGGAAAACCCTCCAGCCCACGGATCTCTAAGCCAGTGCCAGCTTGCGCTCACCACTGTGGGAGCCAACACGGCTGAACTCGGTGCTCTGGGTGTGCCCATGATCGTGTTGGTGCCTACCCAGCATCTGGGTGTGATGCAGGCTTGGGATGGTTGGCTGGGGCTCTTGGCCCGTCTGCCAGGACTGCGGCGTCTGATCGGCTTGTTGCTCAGCGCCTGGCGTCTCCGGAACCATGGATTTATGGCTTGGCCAAACATCAGCGCAGGTCGCATGGTGGTTCCTGAACGCGTGGGTCCGATCACGCCTGAGCAAATCGCCCTTGAGGCTGAGTCCTGGCTTGCGACACCGGAAAGGTTGAAGGGGCAACGCGATGACCTGCGTGGCCTTCGTGGTGAACCTGGTGCCGTTAGGGCCCTTGCTGAAGAGGTGCAGGGACTCTTGCCCTTGGCTCTTTCCGACTAG
- the accC gene encoding acetyl-CoA carboxylase biotin carboxylase subunit: MPIGKVLIANRGEIALRILRSCRELGISTVAVYSTVDRSALHVQLADEAVCVGEGPSNKSYLNIPNILAAATSRGVDAIHPGYGFLAENDRFAEMCRDHGITFIGPSPHAIRSMGDKSTAKSTMQAVGVPTVPGSEGLLPNPEAAAELAAVMGYPVMIKATAGGGGRGMRLVPSPDQLVKLYKAAQGEADAAFGNPGLYMEKFIDRPRHVEVQILADRHGNVVHLGERDCSIQRRHQKLLEEAPSPALDPELRRQMGEAAVAAARSINYEGAGTVEFLLDRSGGFYFMEMNTRIQVEHPVTEMVTGIDLIAEQLRIAGGEPISVRQEDIQMNGHAIECRINAEDAQHNFRPAPGRITGWLPPGGPGVRVDSHVYTGYDIPPFYDSLIGKLIIWAPNRPAALARMKRALNECAITGIPTTVDFHLRMLDRPEFQRGDVHTKFVEEEML, encoded by the coding sequence ATGCCCATCGGCAAGGTGCTGATCGCCAACCGCGGCGAGATCGCCCTAAGAATTTTAAGAAGTTGCCGTGAACTCGGCATCAGCACGGTTGCGGTGTACAGCACCGTGGATCGCTCTGCATTGCACGTGCAACTCGCTGATGAGGCGGTCTGCGTGGGCGAAGGCCCTAGCAACAAGAGCTACCTCAACATCCCCAACATCCTGGCGGCAGCCACCTCCCGCGGTGTAGATGCCATTCACCCCGGCTATGGGTTTTTGGCGGAAAACGACCGCTTCGCCGAGATGTGCCGCGATCACGGCATCACGTTTATCGGCCCGTCTCCCCACGCCATCCGATCGATGGGAGACAAGTCAACGGCGAAATCCACCATGCAGGCTGTTGGCGTGCCAACGGTGCCTGGTAGCGAAGGCCTCTTGCCCAACCCGGAGGCAGCTGCTGAGCTTGCTGCTGTCATGGGCTATCCCGTCATGATCAAGGCCACCGCTGGGGGCGGCGGCCGTGGAATGCGGCTCGTGCCCAGTCCTGATCAGTTGGTGAAGCTGTACAAAGCGGCTCAAGGAGAAGCCGATGCAGCGTTTGGGAATCCAGGGCTGTACATGGAAAAATTCATCGACCGTCCCCGGCACGTCGAAGTGCAGATCCTGGCGGACCGTCACGGCAATGTGGTTCATCTCGGCGAACGGGACTGCTCGATCCAACGACGTCATCAGAAACTTCTCGAGGAAGCACCAAGCCCGGCCCTCGACCCTGAGCTGCGTCGTCAAATGGGGGAAGCAGCGGTTGCAGCAGCGCGAAGCATCAATTACGAGGGAGCCGGAACGGTGGAATTCCTTCTGGACAGAAGTGGTGGGTTCTATTTCATGGAAATGAACACCCGCATCCAGGTCGAGCATCCCGTCACGGAAATGGTGACGGGTATCGACCTGATTGCTGAGCAGCTCCGCATCGCCGGAGGGGAGCCGATCAGCGTCCGCCAAGAAGACATTCAGATGAACGGTCATGCGATCGAGTGCCGAATCAACGCTGAAGATGCGCAGCACAATTTCCGCCCAGCCCCCGGACGCATCACAGGCTGGTTGCCGCCTGGAGGTCCTGGAGTCCGCGTCGATAGCCACGTGTATACCGGCTACGACATCCCGCCCTTTTATGACTCCCTGATTGGCAAACTGATCATCTGGGCACCCAATCGCCCTGCTGCACTCGCTCGCATGAAACGAGCTCTCAACGAGTGCGCCATCACCGGGATCCCAACAACGGTGGACTTCCATCTGCGCATGCTCGACCGCCCTGAATTCCAAAGGGGCGACGTGCACACCAAATTCGTTGAAGAGGAGATGCTCTAA
- a CDS encoding YggT family protein produces MTPTLVAILPLLNLLLGLLLAAWTLTFLARIVLTWYPQVDLSKGFWPLVGWPTEAILGLTRRVVSPIGGVDVTPVIWVGLLSLLRELLVGQQGLLSLVLLRAQSIA; encoded by the coding sequence GTGACGCCAACGCTTGTCGCCATCCTTCCGCTTCTCAACTTGCTACTGGGTTTGCTGTTGGCCGCATGGACCCTCACATTCCTGGCGCGCATCGTGCTCACTTGGTATCCCCAGGTGGATCTTTCCAAAGGCTTCTGGCCCCTTGTGGGCTGGCCCACTGAGGCGATTTTGGGATTGACACGCCGGGTTGTCTCTCCCATCGGGGGCGTGGATGTCACTCCCGTGATCTGGGTGGGGCTGCTCAGTTTGCTGCGCGAACTGTTAGTGGGCCAGCAGGGGTTGCTCTCTTTGGTGCTGCTCCGCGCCCAGTCCATTGCCTAA
- the psbX gene encoding photosystem II reaction center X protein, with protein sequence MTPSLSNFLTSLVAGVAIVVIPASIGLFFLSQTDQVDRKL encoded by the coding sequence ATGACGCCTTCCCTCTCCAATTTTCTAACCAGCCTTGTTGCTGGCGTAGCGATCGTTGTGATCCCTGCTTCTATCGGGCTCTTTTTTCTCAGCCAAACCGACCAGGTTGATCGCAAACTTTAA
- a CDS encoding Ycf66 family protein has translation MVNASLNWASIVGIVLAVGGALLYFMRSFKPALARDYDVFFAAIGLLCGGILFFQGWRLDPILQFGQFLLAGTTVFFAYESVRLRGISAEQARRSAYFDDEPEAASPAGGLQGGYDDPYERFDEPKPIRRRFGGQGPDEDERPEQDFYRPRRTSRAAIPEQAASRNRQRPNPSSDWSDSSERDRRMARFGRSEESAPSGPSFGERRSQRQDQRRGSRPTPVASSRPEPSSRASVRSSSGLEGQAGIPQGSPLRREPEDAAYSPSTRQASSTAPVSRRNPAPGNPAPETGPATARDTNRTPPRSSRPRDNSSRFDD, from the coding sequence GTGGTTAATGCCAGTCTGAATTGGGCCAGCATTGTTGGCATTGTGCTGGCTGTAGGTGGAGCACTGCTCTACTTCATGCGCAGTTTCAAGCCCGCTCTCGCCCGTGATTACGACGTGTTCTTCGCGGCGATCGGCTTGCTTTGCGGAGGAATTCTCTTCTTCCAGGGATGGCGGCTTGATCCAATTCTCCAGTTTGGCCAATTCTTGTTGGCTGGAACCACCGTGTTTTTTGCCTATGAGAGCGTGCGGCTTCGGGGAATATCAGCGGAACAGGCCAGACGCTCGGCCTATTTCGATGACGAACCTGAAGCCGCAAGCCCCGCTGGTGGTCTGCAAGGTGGTTACGACGACCCCTACGAGCGTTTCGACGAGCCCAAGCCAATTCGCCGCAGATTTGGCGGCCAAGGTCCTGATGAGGATGAGAGACCTGAACAGGATTTTTATCGCCCACGTCGCACCTCAAGAGCTGCGATCCCCGAACAGGCCGCAAGTCGGAACCGTCAGCGACCCAATCCCTCCTCAGATTGGTCAGACAGCAGCGAGCGAGATCGGCGCATGGCCCGATTCGGCCGCAGTGAAGAATCCGCACCGAGTGGCCCAAGCTTTGGAGAGCGCCGCAGCCAACGCCAGGATCAACGCAGAGGCTCCAGGCCTACCCCAGTTGCATCCTCCAGGCCTGAGCCCTCATCTCGCGCCTCTGTGCGCAGCAGTAGTGGTCTTGAAGGACAAGCTGGCATTCCTCAAGGCAGCCCTCTGCGACGAGAACCCGAAGATGCCGCCTACTCCCCAAGCACTCGTCAAGCCTCTTCCACAGCTCCGGTGAGCAGACGCAATCCCGCCCCTGGCAATCCAGCCCCTGAAACCGGTCCTGCAACGGCCAGGGACACCAACCGCACGCCTCCCCGCAGTTCCCGCCCAAGGGATAACAGCTCCCGCTTCGACGACTGA
- a CDS encoding Tol biopolymer transporter periplasmic protein: MPQRLLLVLLALGMVACEGRSTRAPSGLLSPQQQDPALSGNGRLLAVIEEQNGRPTVQLRNVEGGGSLRLRHLSRHQPHSSPSLSWNGRYLAVITQRGNQRLVLIEDRLSGKAHPLRLPSGRDPVQVSLAPDARKLAIQTADQGRWRVEVIDLSRLLEPDGPGGKRSTTPSEPNR, translated from the coding sequence ATGCCCCAACGCCTCCTCCTCGTGCTGCTCGCACTGGGAATGGTTGCCTGCGAAGGTCGCTCGACCCGAGCACCATCTGGCCTGCTTTCGCCCCAACAACAAGACCCTGCCCTCAGTGGAAACGGTCGGTTGTTAGCCGTCATAGAAGAGCAAAACGGCAGGCCGACCGTCCAATTACGGAACGTTGAAGGTGGGGGCTCATTGCGATTGCGCCACCTCTCACGTCATCAGCCCCACAGCTCACCGTCCTTGAGCTGGAACGGCCGTTATTTGGCTGTGATCACCCAACGCGGCAACCAAAGACTGGTCTTAATTGAAGACCGCCTGAGCGGCAAAGCTCACCCCCTACGCTTGCCCTCTGGTCGAGATCCCGTGCAGGTCAGCCTGGCTCCTGATGCACGCAAACTCGCGATTCAAACCGCAGATCAAGGGCGTTGGCGGGTCGAAGTGATTGACCTGAGCAGATTGCTCGAGCCCGATGGACCGGGAGGCAAGCGAAGCACCACTCCAAGCGAACCAAACCGATGA
- a CDS encoding chlorophyll a/b-binding protein, protein MDRTPEEPSSASTALETSASTSATTKDVPAFGWSAYAERINGRFAMIGFLAVLLTEALSGDTFLHWAGLIP, encoded by the coding sequence ATGGATCGCACGCCTGAGGAGCCCTCCTCTGCATCGACCGCTCTAGAGACCAGTGCCTCAACCAGTGCCACAACAAAAGATGTGCCTGCCTTTGGTTGGAGCGCCTATGCCGAGCGGATCAATGGGCGCTTCGCCATGATCGGATTTTTAGCTGTGCTGCTTACGGAGGCGCTCAGTGGTGACACCTTTTTGCATTGGGCAGGGCTGATTCCCTGA
- a CDS encoding ATP-binding cassette domain-containing protein, translating into MTASSFASNGPFKNLRNQLAKLRHLAQPFFLPLDQASGWQFIWLLVCLLFCVGGLVLAVLTALIRSLDRFQPDLTEKYLSGVSGTIATIWSSWWGVAFVALFLVGLASFVAFRQQLRQRRWLNWGLLATIVFMLLAVNGINTGIGFIYRDITNALVDKDQGGFYGRLAIYGACFVIALPIRVTQVYITAKLGIIWREWLSKSLIGDYMKNKAYYVLNPNSEDETDVDNPDQRITQDTESFTAQSLSLALGLFDALLTFSLNILVLWSISSRLTFTLFGYSAVATTLLIVSGRNLVRINYDQLRYEADFRYGLFHIRDNAESIAFYSGEGQEKQESYRRLGSVVKNFNLLIIWQVIIDVMRRSVSYAGVFLPFLVMAPVCFAGEIDFGVFNQANFAFNMVEGSLFFIVARIEQLAQFAAGISRLEGFQTKIEQVSKQAPSSNSRVVPGSNSIVIRSADLYPPNGKTPVIEDLTIDIGDHDKLLVVGPSGCGKTSLLRMISGLWEPTRGSVERPSMGDLLFIPQKPYMLLGSLREQLCYPADENRFSDEQLRSVLEQVSLQKLVTRYPDLDIKQDWPRILSLGEQQRLAFGRLLLNSPSFVVLDEATSALDVKTEKQLYELLVDRDLSFISVGHRPSLKHFHDNVLELRGDGDWSLIPASSYQP; encoded by the coding sequence ATGACAGCGTCTTCGTTCGCCAGCAACGGCCCATTTAAAAATCTGCGTAATCAGCTGGCCAAGCTGCGTCACCTGGCCCAACCCTTCTTTTTGCCGCTTGATCAGGCCAGCGGATGGCAGTTCATTTGGCTGTTGGTGTGCCTTCTCTTTTGTGTGGGCGGTTTGGTGCTTGCGGTGCTTACCGCATTGATCCGCAGCCTGGATCGGTTTCAGCCGGACTTAACGGAGAAATATCTCTCTGGTGTTTCAGGAACGATCGCCACGATTTGGTCAAGTTGGTGGGGCGTGGCTTTTGTGGCGCTCTTTCTGGTTGGTTTGGCCAGTTTCGTGGCTTTCCGTCAGCAATTGCGCCAACGGCGTTGGCTCAATTGGGGCTTGCTAGCGACGATCGTATTCATGTTGCTTGCTGTTAACGGAATTAATACGGGGATTGGATTTATTTACCGAGACATTACGAATGCCTTGGTTGATAAGGACCAAGGAGGCTTTTATGGACGATTGGCAATTTATGGGGCCTGTTTTGTGATCGCCCTTCCGATTCGGGTGACTCAGGTTTATATCACCGCAAAGCTGGGGATTATTTGGAGAGAGTGGCTGTCTAAATCGTTGATTGGCGATTACATGAAAAATAAGGCTTATTATGTTCTCAACCCTAATAGTGAAGACGAAACTGATGTTGATAACCCTGACCAGAGAATTACTCAAGATACGGAGTCTTTCACGGCACAAAGCTTAAGCCTTGCTCTGGGCCTCTTTGATGCGCTTCTAACATTTTCGCTCAATATCTTAGTGCTATGGAGTATCAGTTCAAGGCTTACTTTCACCTTGTTTGGCTATTCAGCAGTTGCCACAACTTTGCTGATTGTTTCAGGACGAAACCTGGTCAGAATTAATTACGATCAGCTTCGCTATGAAGCTGATTTCCGCTATGGCTTGTTTCATATCAGGGACAACGCTGAATCGATCGCTTTTTACTCGGGGGAGGGGCAAGAAAAGCAAGAGTCGTACCGACGTCTTGGCTCGGTTGTTAAAAACTTCAACCTCCTGATCATTTGGCAGGTGATCATCGATGTCATGCGTCGATCGGTCTCCTACGCAGGAGTTTTTCTGCCCTTTTTAGTGATGGCTCCGGTGTGTTTTGCCGGTGAGATTGATTTTGGCGTGTTCAATCAGGCCAACTTTGCTTTCAATATGGTGGAGGGATCGTTGTTCTTTATTGTGGCTCGAATTGAGCAACTTGCTCAGTTCGCTGCAGGGATTAGTCGTCTCGAGGGATTCCAAACCAAGATTGAGCAGGTGAGCAAGCAGGCTCCTAGTAGCAACAGCCGCGTGGTTCCTGGAAGTAACAGCATCGTGATTCGTTCTGCCGACCTCTACCCTCCTAATGGAAAGACTCCGGTCATTGAAGATCTCACCATTGATATTGGTGACCACGACAAGTTGTTAGTTGTTGGGCCATCCGGATGCGGAAAGACCTCACTCCTGCGGATGATTAGTGGCCTTTGGGAACCCACTCGGGGCAGCGTGGAGAGGCCATCGATGGGTGATCTCCTGTTTATCCCTCAGAAGCCTTATATGTTATTGGGCTCGCTCAGAGAGCAGCTTTGTTACCCAGCAGATGAGAATCGTTTTAGTGATGAGCAGCTGCGAAGCGTGCTTGAGCAGGTCAGCTTGCAGAAGCTAGTGACCCGTTATCCCGATTTGGATATCAAGCAGGATTGGCCTCGAATTCTTTCCCTAGGAGAACAGCAGCGATTGGCCTTTGGACGGTTGTTGTTGAACTCTCCGAGTTTTGTGGTCTTGGATGAGGCGACCAGTGCCCTTGATGTGAAGACAGAGAAGCAGCTTTATGAGTTGCTCGTAGATCGAGATCTCTCCTTTATTAGTGTTGGCCATCGTCCTTCCCTCAAGCACTTCCATGACAACGTGCTTGAACTGCGGGGGGATGGCGATTGGAGCCTGATCCCCGCCAGTAGCTATCAACCATGA
- a CDS encoding histidine triad nucleotide-binding protein: MAGDTIFARILRGEIPCDEVYSDDSCLAFRDVAPAAPVHVLVIPRKPLESLREAEIADEELLGHLLVVAAKVAKQEGLRDWRTVINSGEGAGQTVFHLHVHVIGGRSLDWPPG, encoded by the coding sequence ATGGCTGGTGACACGATTTTTGCCCGCATCTTGCGTGGAGAGATTCCCTGCGATGAGGTGTACAGCGATGACAGCTGTTTGGCATTCCGTGACGTTGCTCCGGCCGCTCCTGTCCATGTGCTGGTGATTCCACGCAAACCACTAGAGAGCTTGCGCGAAGCGGAGATAGCGGATGAGGAGCTGCTTGGGCATCTGTTGGTGGTGGCTGCGAAGGTTGCTAAGCAAGAAGGATTAAGGGATTGGCGAACGGTGATTAACAGCGGAGAGGGTGCAGGTCAGACCGTGTTCCACCTGCACGTCCATGTGATTGGTGGGCGTTCCCTGGATTGGCCTCCCGGATGA
- a CDS encoding YifB family Mg chelatase-like AAA ATPase, whose product MLARCSSASIQGMEALPVTVEVDLAPGLPGLQLVGLPDAAIQESRERVRAALRNSGFRGPLVRVIVNLAPADRRKEGPAFDLPIALALLVASGQLDPQKLEGLCCAGELGLDGSLRPCRGILAMACQAKIQQAKAFVVPSANAAEAALVAGLPIVSAQTLGQLVEQLRHGIEHNCFAPSKRDEPARTTSPCSASAPLSAAPLKIQHFARKALAIAAAGGHHLLMVGPPGCGKTMLARQLPKILPPLSDSEALELTRLQSIAGTLGSVTSLIQQRPFRAPHHSITAAGLLGGGINPRPGELSLAHGGVLFLDELTEFPRSILDQLRQPLEEGVLWISRARLRCSFPCRVTLVAATNPCPCGWHGDPSNRCRCSELQRQRYWNRLSGPFLDRLDLQCRLEPVPTGQLRQCFKTTDPPTETQTEASFSPEAIQAARLQMCQRNPGGQLNSQLSALELGRYGQVEERAFQFWEQVVAKRQLSMRSSLRLLRVARTIADLEAVPKVGEQQLAEAICFRSYDHPPRANA is encoded by the coding sequence ATGCTGGCACGCTGCTCAAGTGCATCCATTCAAGGAATGGAGGCGCTTCCCGTCACGGTGGAAGTGGATCTAGCCCCAGGGCTACCCGGCTTGCAGCTTGTGGGACTTCCAGATGCTGCCATTCAAGAATCGCGCGAACGCGTTCGGGCAGCGCTGCGCAACAGCGGCTTTCGCGGGCCCCTCGTTCGGGTCATCGTCAATCTGGCACCAGCGGATCGACGCAAGGAGGGGCCCGCCTTCGATCTCCCGATCGCGCTGGCCTTGCTCGTCGCCAGCGGGCAGCTTGATCCCCAAAAGCTAGAGGGGCTGTGCTGCGCCGGAGAACTGGGCCTGGATGGAAGCTTGAGGCCATGCCGCGGCATTCTGGCGATGGCCTGCCAAGCGAAGATCCAGCAAGCCAAGGCGTTTGTGGTGCCATCCGCCAATGCGGCAGAAGCGGCTCTGGTGGCCGGACTCCCCATCGTGAGCGCCCAAACGCTTGGGCAACTCGTTGAGCAGTTACGACATGGCATCGAGCACAACTGTTTTGCTCCATCCAAAAGGGACGAACCTGCAAGGACAACTAGTCCTTGCAGCGCATCAGCCCCTCTATCGGCAGCACCCCTCAAGATTCAGCATTTCGCCCGAAAGGCACTGGCGATTGCTGCCGCAGGCGGGCATCACCTCCTGATGGTGGGGCCTCCTGGCTGTGGCAAAACGATGTTGGCGCGCCAGCTCCCCAAGATTCTTCCGCCATTGAGCGACTCAGAGGCTCTAGAGCTCACCCGGCTTCAATCCATTGCTGGCACGCTCGGCAGCGTGACAAGCCTGATTCAACAACGACCGTTCCGTGCACCGCATCACAGCATCACGGCAGCGGGACTTCTCGGCGGAGGCATCAACCCTCGCCCCGGTGAATTGAGCCTGGCCCACGGAGGCGTGCTGTTTCTCGATGAGCTAACTGAGTTTCCGAGATCCATCCTCGATCAGTTGCGTCAGCCTCTTGAGGAGGGGGTTCTCTGGATCAGCCGAGCCCGTTTGCGCTGCTCATTCCCCTGCAGGGTGACCCTGGTGGCTGCCACCAATCCCTGCCCTTGCGGCTGGCATGGTGATCCTTCCAACCGCTGCCGTTGTTCGGAACTTCAACGACAGCGCTACTGGAACCGTTTATCCGGTCCATTTTTAGATCGCCTCGATCTTCAATGCCGCCTCGAACCTGTGCCGACAGGCCAACTACGCCAGTGCTTCAAAACAACGGATCCTCCAACAGAGACTCAAACGGAAGCCAGCTTCTCCCCTGAAGCCATCCAGGCTGCGCGACTCCAAATGTGTCAACGCAACCCTGGCGGCCAACTCAACAGCCAACTCAGCGCGCTGGAGCTCGGGCGCTACGGCCAGGTTGAAGAACGAGCCTTTCAATTCTGGGAGCAGGTGGTGGCGAAACGGCAGCTGAGCATGCGCAGCAGCTTGAGGCTTCTGCGCGTTGCCCGAACCATTGCCGACTTAGAAGCTGTACCCAAGGTGGGCGAACAACAGCTGGCAGAAGCGATCTGCTTCCGCAGCTATGACCACCCGCCCAGAGCGAATGCTTGA
- the rpsU gene encoding 30S ribosomal protein S21 — translation MTQVTVGENEGIESALRRFKRQVSKAGIFADLKRLRHHETPIEKYKRKAQQRRRRR, via the coding sequence ATGACTCAGGTCACGGTTGGAGAAAACGAAGGCATCGAATCTGCCTTGCGTCGCTTTAAGCGTCAGGTCTCCAAGGCCGGGATCTTTGCGGATCTCAAGCGTCTCCGCCATCACGAGACTCCAATCGAGAAGTACAAGCGCAAAGCGCAGCAGCGTCGTCGTCGTCGTTGA